One window of Branchiostoma lanceolatum isolate klBraLanc5 chromosome 6, klBraLanc5.hap2, whole genome shotgun sequence genomic DNA carries:
- the LOC136436971 gene encoding cytochrome P450 2J4-like: protein MAAYGPRWKQRRKFALMTLRDFGVGKRSLEGNVKEEGNALVQEVLSQNGQPFDVKVMLQNAVCNVICSIVFGDRFEYGDPDFLRLVGLLNAVVEAKPTFSDALSMLHPVFRHLRLSRSSMQGKIVKMFQALQEFGGEQIEKHRETFDPNDIRDFVDAFLLEQQRAEDEQARENFADKELQEVLVDLFMAGTETTATATRWALLYMMVNPEIQEKVSSP from the exons ATGGCTGCCTACGGACCACGCTGGAAGCAACGGCGCAAATTCGCCCTGATGACTCTCCGGGACTTCGGCGTCGGCAAGCGGAGTTTGGAGGGCAATGTCAAAGAAGAAGGAAACGCACTGGTCCAGGAAGTTCTGTCGCAAAACGGACAACCGTTCGATGTAAAAGTCATGCTGCAAAACGCTGTTTGCAACGTCATTTGTTCGATTGTCTTCGGGGACCGATTTGAATACGGCGACCCTGATTTCCTGCGACTGGTTGGCCTTTTGAACGCCGTAGTTGAAGCGAAGCCTACATTCAGTGATGCCCTTTCAATGCTTCACCCCGTGTTTCGTCACCTCCGCCTTAGCAGATCATCAATGCAAGGAAAGATTGTGAAAATGTTTCAGGCTCTCCAAGAGTTCGGCGGTGAACAGATAGAGAAGCACAGGGAGACCTTTGACCCAAACGACATCCGGGACTTTGTCGACGCCTTTCTCCTTGAGCAGCAGCGGGCTGAGGACGAACAAGCTCGGGAAAACTTCGCCGACAAGGAGCTACAAgag GTGCTTGTAGACTTGTTCATGGCCGGTACCGAGACCACCGCCACCGCCACACGATGGGCCTTGCTGTACATGATGGTGAACCCGGAAATCCAAGAAAAGGTTAGTTCCCCATAA